One genomic segment of Helicobacter pylori NQ4053 includes these proteins:
- a CDS encoding TonB-dependent receptor family protein, which produces MHKKVLLALTASLICQESLFAKDKDYTLGKVSTAGKKDKSDYSGQVNLGYSGITAPKSWQDEEVKKYTGSRTVISNKALTQQANQSIEEALQNVPGLQIRNATGVGAMPTIQIRGFGAGGSGHSDATLMLVNGIPVYMAPYAHIELDIFPVTFQAIDRIDVIKGGGSVQYGPNTYGGIVNIITKPIPTQWENQAAERITYWAKARNAGFAAPPDKTGDPSFIKSLGNNLLYNTYVRSGGMINKHVGIQAQANWVRGQGFRDNSPSSISNYWLDGVYDINESNGIKAYYQYYDFAIAQPGSLSEQDYKINRFANLRPLNQKGGRSQRFGAVYENRFGDLDRVGGTFSFTYYGQLMTRDFQVSSSYNSANMVTCFSEAACRAAGLPAGYNLAVPYYATNYNGWAEVENPVRSINNAFEPKVNLIVNTGKVKQTFIMGLRFMTTTFLQRQYLNTNECATKTSGEGSGFLCEGPNVMSGWKPHIKHGVYRNWNNWRNNYTAVYLSDRIEAWDGRFFIVPGLRYAFVQYNNENAANWAQIPEKDLRKIKHMNNWMPSTNIGFIPVQGDHNVLTYFNYQRSFVPPQLDVLSYGGAEYFTQHFDTVEAGARYTYKDKFSFNADYFRIWARDFATGQYSVYTSGPMKGNVRPINGYSQGVELELYYRPIRGLQFHAAFNYIDTRVTSHGPLTDLNGDVLKGTSYNKHFPFVSPFQFILDARYNWRKTTIGISSYFYSRAYSGISNSAAGGYYGMQYYSGGNNYESVLNSGYQCEAWCMTQHEGLLPWYWVWNIQVSQIFWENGRHRVTGSLQINNIFNMKYYFTGIGSSPAGLQPAPGRSVTAYLNYTF; this is translated from the coding sequence TTGCACAAAAAAGTTCTGTTGGCTTTAACTGCCAGCTTGATTTGCCAAGAGTCTTTGTTCGCTAAGGATAAAGACTACACTTTGGGCAAGGTTTCTACTGCCGGGAAAAAGGATAAATCTGATTATTCTGGGCAGGTCAATTTGGGTTATAGCGGGATTACCGCGCCTAAGAGTTGGCAAGATGAAGAAGTGAAAAAATACACAGGAAGCCGCACGGTGATCTCTAACAAAGCGCTCACCCAACAAGCTAACCAAAGCATTGAAGAAGCTTTACAGAATGTCCCCGGTCTGCAAATTAGGAATGCCACAGGCGTAGGGGCTATGCCTACTATCCAAATCCGTGGCTTTGGAGCGGGGGGTTCAGGGCATAGCGATGCGACGCTGATGTTAGTTAATGGTATTCCTGTTTATATGGCCCCCTACGCCCACATTGAGCTAGACATTTTCCCCGTTACCTTTCAAGCCATTGATCGCATTGATGTGATTAAAGGTGGAGGCAGCGTGCAGTATGGGCCTAACACTTATGGGGGTATTGTCAATATCATCACTAAGCCCATTCCTACTCAATGGGAAAACCAAGCGGCTGAAAGGATCACTTATTGGGCTAAGGCTAGAAACGCCGGTTTTGCCGCTCCCCCTGATAAAACCGGCGATCCTTCTTTCATCAAGTCTTTAGGCAACAACCTCCTCTATAACACTTATGTGAGGAGCGGAGGGATGATCAATAAGCATGTGGGTATCCAAGCGCAAGCTAACTGGGTTAGAGGCCAAGGCTTTAGGGACAATAGCCCCTCTAGTATTTCAAACTATTGGCTGGATGGGGTCTATGACATCAATGAAAGCAATGGGATTAAAGCCTATTACCAATACTACGATTTTGCTATCGCCCAACCGGGATCGCTCAGCGAGCAAGATTACAAAATAAACCGCTTCGCTAATTTGCGCCCCTTAAACCAAAAAGGCGGGCGTTCACAACGCTTTGGGGCTGTGTATGAAAACCGCTTCGGGGATTTAGACAGAGTGGGCGGGACTTTTAGCTTCACCTACTATGGGCAGTTGATGACTAGGGACTTTCAAGTGAGCTCTAGCTACAATAGCGCTAACATGGTTACTTGTTTTAGCGAAGCGGCATGCAGGGCGGCGGGACTTCCGGCAGGGTATAACTTGGCTGTGCCTTATTATGCCACTAACTACAATGGCTGGGCGGAGGTAGAAAACCCTGTGCGCTCCATTAACAACGCTTTTGAACCTAAAGTGAATCTGATCGTCAATACCGGGAAAGTCAAGCAAACCTTTATCATGGGCTTGCGTTTCATGACCACCACCTTTTTACAGCGCCAATACTTAAACACCAATGAATGCGCCACCAAAACGAGCGGTGAGGGGTCAGGATTCTTGTGTGAGGGTCCTAATGTGATGAGCGGTTGGAAACCCCACATCAAGCATGGCGTTTATAGAAACTGGAATAACTGGCGCAACAATTACACAGCAGTTTATTTGAGCGATCGCATTGAAGCTTGGGACGGGCGCTTTTTCATCGTGCCTGGTTTGCGCTACGCTTTTGTGCAATACAACAACGAAAATGCGGCTAATTGGGCGCAAATCCCTGAGAAGGATTTAAGAAAAATCAAGCACATGAACAATTGGATGCCCTCAACCAACATTGGCTTTATCCCTGTGCAAGGCGATCACAATGTGCTTACCTACTTCAACTACCAACGCTCTTTCGTCCCGCCTCAATTAGACGTTTTGAGCTATGGAGGAGCGGAGTATTTCACCCAACACTTTGACACGGTGGAAGCAGGAGCACGCTACACCTATAAAGATAAATTCAGCTTCAATGCGGACTACTTTAGGATTTGGGCACGCGATTTTGCCACCGGGCAGTATTCAGTCTATACAAGCGGCCCCATGAAAGGTAATGTGCGCCCCATTAATGGCTATTCTCAAGGCGTGGAGCTGGAATTGTATTACAGGCCTATTAGAGGGTTGCAATTCCATGCCGCTTTCAACTACATTGACACTCGTGTAACCAGCCATGGCCCTTTAACAGACTTGAACGGGGATGTGCTAAAAGGGACTAGCTATAACAAGCATTTCCCTTTTGTAAGCCCTTTCCAGTTCATTCTTGACGCTCGTTACAATTGGCGTAAAACCACCATTGGTATTTCTAGCTATTTTTATAGCCGTGCTTATAGTGGGATTAGCAACAGCGCAGCAGGAGGCTATTATGGGATGCAATATTATAGTGGGGGGAACAACTATGAAAGCGTTCTTAATAGCGGCTATCAATGCGAAGCTTGGTGTATGACCCAGCATGAAGGGCTCTTGCCTTGGTATTGGGTGTGGAATATCCAA